CGCGGACCTCGATCCGGCAGGCGCTCGACAACGCCCACAGCGCCGTCGCAGCTGGCGCAGCCGGAGTGTGTTTCGGCCGCCAGACCTACAATCGCGCCGACGTCACGGCGTTCGTGCGCATGCTGCGTCTGGTGGTCCGCGACGGGCGGGACCCGGCCGACCTGGCTCCCGAGTGACCCTCGTGCGCGGCGTCGAGGCATTGCGGTGGCGTTCGGCGGGCCCGGCGGCCGGCACGGCGGCCGTCGCGACGCTCTGGGGTACCAGCGGAGTGGTGGTCCGGCACATCGACCTCAGCGCGGTGCAGATCGCCGGCGGCCGGGCCGCAGTAGGTGCTCTCGCATTGACGGTATGGCTGCTCAGCCCCGCCGGGCGGCGGCACCGTCGCCTCCAGGCGGGCCGCTGGTCCGCGTCGATCACGTCCGGCGTGCTGCTCGCCGCGCACTGGTGGACCTTCACCCTGGCGCTGCAGCGGATATCCATCGGCACCGTGCTACTCGGCATCTACCTGGCGCCACTGATGATCACCGCACTTGCCCGACACACCCTCGGGGAAACTGTCACCGGCCGCCAGGTCGCCGCGCTCGGCCTGGCCATGGCCGGCGCGGTGCTCATCTTCCAGCCCGACCAAGCCGGTGGCTGGGGTGGCGTCGCCCTGATCGGCTTCTCCGCGGCGGCGTACGCCGGATCGATCCTGGCCAGCAAGCGGGTGTTGCTGACCGCGGCACCGCTGGCTCTCAGCGCTGTTCAGTTGGGCGTCGTCGCGGTGCTGCTCGTGCCGGTGTCGATGGCCGAGCCGCTCGTGGTGCACGGGGGAGACCTTGCCCGGATCGCGGTGCTCGGCGTCGTGTACAGCGCCGCCGCCCAACTGATCTACCTGCGGTGCCTGCGGAAGCTCCCTGCGGTCACCTCAGGAATTCTGCTCTATCTGGAGCCGGTCTCCGCCCTGATCAGTGGGTGGCTACTGCTGTCGGAAACCCCAACGGCGGCCACCGTCTGCGGCGCCCTCCTGATCCTCCTCGCCGGAGGAGCGATCAGCTACCGAGAGGCCACCGCGCACCGGACGTCCGGGCGAGCGAACAACCGTTAAAGTGACGCTCGGAGACCGAGCGCGGACGAGGAGTCCACCATGGTGTTGAGGGACAAGGTTGTACTGGTCACCGGTTCCTCGCGCGGCATCGGACGGGCGGCCGGCGACGCGTTCGCGACCCGCGGATCCATCGTCGTGCTGAATTCACGGGCCGACGTGGCGGCCGGCGAGCAGGCCGCGCACGCCATCGCCGAGCGTGGTGGCACCGCCGACTACCTCCAAGCCGACGTCTCCGACCAAGACGACGTGAACCGGTTGTTCGACGAGATCGAGCGACGCTACGGTCCGGTCGACATCCTGGTCAACAACGCCGGCCGCACCGAGAGCATGCCGATCCTCGAGTCGACGGCCGAGCACTGGCGCCACATGCTGAACGTCAACCTGATGTCGACGGTGCTCTGTTCCATCCGGGCCGCCCGCACCATGCCCGCCGGCGGCGCCATCATCAACACATCCTCGATCCGCGGCTTCGACGCCAACGGCCGCGAGGGCGTCATGGCCTATTCCGCCGCCAAGGCCGCAGTCAACAACTTCACCCGCACCCTCGCCAAAGAACTCGCCCCGACCATTCGCGTCAACGCCGTCGCCCCCGGCTTCGTCGCCACGTCATACATGGACCGGGTTGAGGAACCACTGAGGCAGTCGTGGCTGGACAACATTCCGCTGCGCGAGTTCATCACCCCGGAGCAGATCGCCGAAGCATACGTCTACCTGGCCGAAGCGCCGTACGTCACCGGGACCATCCTGACCGCCGACGCCGGTTTCACCCTGGGCCACGGCTGACCCACCAAACTCCCCGCCCAAGAGCCCACCATGCCAGAGCGCCCCATGCGAATCTTCATCTCCTACCAGCGGGAATCGGCGCCCGTGGCACTCCGACTCCGGTCCGCCCTAATCGCCCATGGCTTCGACGTGTGGCTCGACACCGAAGAGATCAGGCACGGCGACCGGTGGCCGGTGACCATCCAGCGGGCACTGGCCGCCGCCGACCGCATGATCCTGCTGCTCACCCACCAAGCGGTCGCCGCCACCGAAGTCTTCAACGAATGGTTCTACTTCTACCAGCACCGCAAGCCCATCCACCTGATCCGCCTCGACGACTGCGAACCGCACTACCAACTGCTGCCGTTCCAAAGAATCGACTGGCCACCCGGCGACGACCCGCACTGGGCGGAACGGGTCAACGTCCTGCTCGACCACCTGCGCGGCGGTTTCACCTGGCCGGCCCCCGACGCGCCGCCCGTGGTGACCACCCGGTTCGCCCCCACCCGCTCGACATCCGGTGCGCTGGTCGCCCTGGAACAGGCGGTACGCCACCCCGAACGCCCGGTCGCGCTCAGCGAGACGCAGCTGCAGGAGATCTACCAGCACCCGGCACGAACAATCCGGGAATACCTACTATCCCGCTACGCCCGCTGGTGCGGCCCCGCGTACCAACTCGACCGGCGGTTCATCCGGCTCACCCTCGTCCTCGACGAAGGCCCCAACGCGTTAGACAGGTGGGTCGCGGCGCCGAGCACCCGCGAAAGCACGGACCTGCGCAACCTGATCACCGACGCCGACTTCTTCGCCTACGTCCTGCTCGGCGCGCCCGGCGCCGGCAAAACAACCCTCCTGCGGCGACTGGAGATGGACGTGGCCCGGGACGGCATCCTCGCCCCGGACCAGGCGGTGATCCCGTTCAGTGTGTCCCTGGCCGAATACGGCTTCGTCGTCTCCGACCAACCACCCCCGACACCGCTGGCGTGGCTCGAACAGCGTTGGTCGGCCCGCAACCCACACCTTCCGCCACTGTCGAACCTTCTTGCCGCAGGCCGGATGATGCTGCTGCTCGATGGCCTGAACGAACTCGCCCACACCGATCGGGCCGACCTGCAACGGCGCGTCGACGCGTGGCGCGCGTTCCTCTACGACCACGTCCGCGACATCCCCGGAAACCGGGCAGTGTTCAGTTGCCGCACCCTGGACTACGGCGCGATGCTCTCGACCAAAGACGTCGGCGTACCGCACATCCGGCTGGAACCGATGACCCCACAACAGGTCCTCCAGTACATCCACGTGCACCTACCCGAATGGGCCGACCTGGTCACCCGAGCCCTCAACGACGACCCGCGACTGCTGGGCCTCTACCGCACCCCCTACATGCTGCGGCTACTCGTCGCCCAGGTCCGTGCCATCGGCACCGTACCGATCGGCCGAGCCGACGCCTTCCAAACGATGGTCCGGGAGCTGCTCCGACGGGAAGTGCTGGCCGGCAACCAGCGCCTC
The Micromonospora sp. R77 DNA segment above includes these coding regions:
- a CDS encoding DMT family transporter, producing MTLVRGVEALRWRSAGPAAGTAAVATLWGTSGVVVRHIDLSAVQIAGGRAAVGALALTVWLLSPAGRRHRRLQAGRWSASITSGVLLAAHWWTFTLALQRISIGTVLLGIYLAPLMITALARHTLGETVTGRQVAALGLAMAGAVLIFQPDQAGGWGGVALIGFSAAAYAGSILASKRVLLTAAPLALSAVQLGVVAVLLVPVSMAEPLVVHGGDLARIAVLGVVYSAAAQLIYLRCLRKLPAVTSGILLYLEPVSALISGWLLLSETPTAATVCGALLILLAGGAISYREATAHRTSGRANNR
- a CDS encoding SDR family NAD(P)-dependent oxidoreductase; amino-acid sequence: MVLRDKVVLVTGSSRGIGRAAGDAFATRGSIVVLNSRADVAAGEQAAHAIAERGGTADYLQADVSDQDDVNRLFDEIERRYGPVDILVNNAGRTESMPILESTAEHWRHMLNVNLMSTVLCSIRAARTMPAGGAIINTSSIRGFDANGREGVMAYSAAKAAVNNFTRTLAKELAPTIRVNAVAPGFVATSYMDRVEEPLRQSWLDNIPLREFITPEQIAEAYVYLAEAPYVTGTILTADAGFTLGHG